The proteins below are encoded in one region of Candidatus Methylomirabilota bacterium:
- a CDS encoding histidine phosphatase family protein, with amino-acid sequence MLLVRHALTGSTGRRLPGRAPGLHLSDEGRRQAEGVARRLARLPRVAAVYSSPLERARETASPIARARGVGLRVEAGLSELDVGAWTGISLARARRKREWTAVQRHPSGFRFPGGESFAQMQARVTGALTALIARHPGATIIAVSHADPIKAAAAQAVGAPLDLFQRIVIAPASVTAIAYGPDGPRVLTLNSGDGDLTWLGRA; translated from the coding sequence GTGCTCCTCGTGCGCCACGCGCTCACCGGCTCCACCGGTCGTCGCCTTCCGGGCCGGGCGCCCGGGCTGCACCTGAGCGACGAGGGTCGGCGCCAGGCCGAGGGCGTGGCGCGGCGGTTGGCGCGCCTGCCCCGGGTGGCCGCCGTCTACTCCTCGCCCCTCGAGCGGGCCCGGGAGACGGCGAGTCCGATCGCCCGCGCCCGCGGCGTGGGCCTGCGCGTGGAGGCTGGTCTGAGCGAGCTGGACGTGGGCGCGTGGACGGGCATCTCGCTGGCCCGGGCGCGACGCAAGCGAGAGTGGACCGCGGTCCAGCGCCACCCCAGCGGGTTCCGCTTTCCGGGTGGCGAGTCGTTCGCCCAGATGCAAGCGCGCGTGACGGGCGCCCTCACCGCGCTGATCGCCCGCCACCCGGGAGCGACGATCATCGCCGTCTCTCACGCCGATCCCATCAAGGCCGCCGCCGCGCAGGCGGTGGGCGCGCCGCTCGATCTGTTCCAGCGTATCGTCATCGCGCCGGCGTCGGTCACGGCGATCGCCTACGGGCCCGACGGACCACGCGTGCTCACCCTGAACTCGGGCGACGGCGACCTCACCTGGCTGGGGCGGGCGTGA